In Ilumatobacter fluminis, the following proteins share a genomic window:
- a CDS encoding alpha/beta fold hydrolase, with protein sequence MGIPLRHVTLHGHDVTYRLAEAGSDRPTLLLIHGLAGNSRTWKDVMPALADDFSVLAPDLLGHGESAKPMGDYSLGAFASGLRDLLAKLDIGSVSVIGHSLGGGVAMQLAYQHPDLVDRLVLIGSGGLGREVSWILRLLTLPGAEYLMPLFFPPMVVDGGNEVGKAIHDRGWSVPHFGEMWRAYASLSQAENRRAFVKTIRSVIDPGGQTVNATDRLYLAAAMPTLIVWGDQDGIIPVQHAYAAHEAIPHSRLEILEGCGHFPHVQEPEHLVEVIREFVKTTSPLEGGLRPFRDALRSA encoded by the coding sequence GTGGGAATTCCGCTCCGACACGTGACCCTGCACGGGCACGACGTGACGTACCGGCTGGCCGAGGCCGGCTCCGACCGTCCGACGTTGCTGCTCATCCATGGGCTCGCCGGCAACTCGCGCACCTGGAAAGACGTCATGCCGGCCCTGGCCGACGACTTCTCGGTCCTGGCGCCCGACCTGCTCGGGCACGGCGAGTCGGCCAAGCCGATGGGCGACTACTCCCTCGGCGCGTTCGCAAGTGGACTGCGCGACCTGCTCGCCAAGCTCGATATCGGTTCGGTGTCGGTGATCGGCCACTCGCTCGGCGGTGGGGTCGCGATGCAGCTCGCCTATCAGCACCCCGATCTGGTCGATCGGCTCGTGCTGATCGGCAGCGGCGGACTCGGGCGCGAAGTCAGCTGGATCCTCCGACTCCTCACGTTGCCCGGCGCCGAGTACCTCATGCCGCTGTTCTTCCCGCCGATGGTCGTCGACGGCGGCAACGAGGTCGGCAAGGCGATCCACGACCGCGGTTGGAGCGTGCCGCACTTCGGCGAGATGTGGCGGGCCTACGCCTCACTGAGCCAGGCCGAGAATCGGCGAGCGTTCGTCAAGACGATCCGGTCGGTGATCGACCCGGGTGGCCAGACCGTGAACGCGACCGACCGGCTGTACCTCGCCGCGGCCATGCCGACGCTCATCGTCTGGGGCGACCAGGACGGCATCATCCCCGTCCAGCACGCGTACGCCGCCCATGAGGCGATCCCGCACAGCCGACTCGAGATCCTGGAGGGTTGCGGCCACTTCCCGCACGTGCAGGAGCCCGAGCATCTGGTCGAGGTGATCCGGGAGTTCGTGAAGACGACCAGTCCACTCGAGGGCGGCCTGCGTCCGTTCCGCGACGCCCTTCGCAGCGCCTGA
- a CDS encoding MauE/DoxX family redox-associated membrane protein, with the protein MNTVGIVASVLLGAVFVVAGASKLAAGEQWRTDARNLGAPDVAAVAVPWIELVIGALLIVQLWVPWPAVAAALMLVAFSALLAVRMRDGDRPSCACFGQWSASPIGPAHLARNAAFLTLAALATFA; encoded by the coding sequence GTGAACACCGTCGGCATCGTCGCCTCGGTGCTGCTCGGCGCCGTGTTCGTGGTCGCCGGCGCCTCCAAGCTCGCCGCGGGGGAGCAGTGGCGCACGGACGCCCGCAACCTCGGCGCCCCCGACGTCGCCGCCGTGGCGGTGCCGTGGATCGAACTCGTCATCGGTGCCTTGCTGATCGTCCAGCTCTGGGTGCCGTGGCCGGCGGTGGCGGCCGCGCTGATGCTCGTCGCCTTCTCGGCCCTGCTCGCCGTGCGCATGCGCGACGGCGATCGCCCCTCGTGTGCGTGTTTCGGCCAGTGGTCGGCGTCACCCATCGGCCCCGCCCACCTCGCCAGGAACGCCGCCTTCCTCACCCTCGCCGCCCTCGCCACGTTTGCGTGA
- a CDS encoding urease accessory protein UreD, with protein sequence MLAATAASPVGGDELELDVVIGSEATASIGSIGAMLVWPAPTPAVSSMTTTVAVGAGGRLVLAPEPTITVRGSNHRATTRVDLAEEATCELVEEYSLGRSGEAPGTIETSLRVERGGRALFHHDELLGALAEAGSTSVGVGTARHVTTALIVGEVAGDAATSVEAGGMAARLPVDDDAVVLLGVGIDRPTVRRLIDALRSTVAPPVRYG encoded by the coding sequence ATGCTCGCCGCGACCGCTGCGTCGCCGGTCGGCGGTGATGAGCTCGAGCTCGACGTCGTGATCGGCTCGGAGGCGACGGCGTCGATCGGCTCGATCGGCGCGATGCTCGTCTGGCCGGCACCGACGCCCGCCGTGTCGTCGATGACGACCACGGTCGCCGTCGGAGCCGGCGGCCGGCTCGTGCTGGCTCCGGAACCCACGATCACGGTCCGTGGCTCCAATCACCGGGCGACGACCCGGGTCGACCTCGCCGAGGAGGCCACGTGCGAACTGGTCGAGGAGTACTCGCTCGGCCGGTCGGGCGAGGCGCCGGGCACCATCGAGACGTCGCTGCGGGTCGAGCGCGGCGGCCGGGCACTGTTCCACCACGACGAGTTGCTCGGCGCGCTGGCCGAGGCGGGCTCCACGTCGGTCGGCGTCGGCACGGCCCGCCACGTCACCACAGCGTTGATCGTCGGGGAGGTCGCCGGTGACGCCGCGACGTCGGTGGAAGCGGGCGGTATGGCCGCCAGACTCCCCGTCGACGACGACGCCGTCGTGCTCCTCGGCGTCGGCATCGACCGTCCCACCGTGCGACGACTGATCGACGCCCTCCGCTCGACCGTGGCCCCACCCGTGCGTTATGGTTAG
- a CDS encoding aromatic ring-hydroxylating oxygenase subunit alpha, whose protein sequence is MLIEHGALRHHWYPVAESTDLGVPGDETPIGVKLLGEEYVVWRGPDGRVVAAPDRCTHRESPLSIGTVADGCLTCPYHGWTFGAEGTCVLVPSSGQGKPVPPKAHLPAINAQEAYGLVWLCPAEPHGDIPMISYDSNPEYRRINTGVDVWQTSATRMTDNFLDIAHFGWVHRDTFGNDDLFEVPKIDLDELDDGWYGYAYEVEVGNDKGGAQSSGQEGDTVHRRMSTGMHLPFTVRSTIHYETGLDHIILLCSTPIDDTTSYFTFVVWRNDDFSVPAEEIITFDRRIGAEDKFMLERVPGVLPLDQQATASVQADKASVEWRRRLAALVAT, encoded by the coding sequence ATGCTGATCGAACACGGAGCACTCCGCCACCACTGGTACCCCGTCGCCGAGTCGACCGATCTCGGCGTCCCGGGTGACGAAACGCCGATCGGCGTGAAGCTGCTCGGCGAGGAGTACGTCGTGTGGCGCGGCCCCGACGGTCGGGTGGTCGCCGCCCCCGATCGCTGCACCCACCGCGAGTCGCCCCTCAGCATCGGCACCGTGGCCGACGGCTGCCTCACCTGCCCGTACCACGGCTGGACGTTCGGCGCCGAGGGCACGTGCGTGCTCGTGCCGTCGTCGGGCCAGGGCAAGCCGGTGCCTCCGAAGGCGCACCTGCCGGCGATCAACGCCCAGGAGGCGTACGGGTTGGTGTGGCTGTGCCCGGCCGAGCCGCACGGCGACATCCCGATGATCTCGTACGACTCGAATCCCGAGTACCGCCGGATCAACACCGGCGTCGACGTGTGGCAGACATCGGCGACGCGCATGACCGACAATTTCCTCGACATCGCCCACTTCGGCTGGGTCCACCGCGACACGTTCGGCAACGACGACCTGTTCGAGGTGCCGAAGATCGACCTCGACGAACTCGACGACGGCTGGTACGGGTACGCCTACGAGGTCGAAGTCGGCAACGACAAGGGCGGCGCCCAGTCATCGGGGCAGGAAGGCGACACGGTCCATCGCCGCATGAGCACCGGCATGCACCTGCCGTTCACGGTCCGCAGCACGATCCACTACGAGACGGGCCTCGACCACATCATCCTGCTGTGCTCGACCCCGATCGACGACACCACGTCGTACTTCACGTTCGTGGTGTGGCGCAACGACGACTTCAGCGTGCCGGCCGAGGAGATCATCACCTTCGACCGACGCATCGGAGCCGAAGACAAGTTCATGCTCGAACGCGTGCCCGGCGTCCTGCCCCTCGACCAACAGGCGACCGCCAGCGTCCAGGCCGACAAGGCCTCGGTCGAATGGCGCCGCCGCCTCGCCGCCCTCGTCGCCACCTGA
- the ureG gene encoding urease accessory protein UreG: MPPHHPDGELFPDRSITASKPLPRGRALRIGIGGPVGCGKTTLVGQLCRSLRDELSLVVVTNDIFTSEDAQALKAAAVLPEERIMAVETGCCPHTAIRDDIAANLDAVEQLEARHGPVDVTLVESGGDNLTAIFSSGLVDAQIFVLDTAGGDDVPRKGGPGVALADLLVINKVDLAPHVGSDVDRMYADAVERRSGGPVVLTSMVGDVAAGPVADWIRSLLAVRNAA; this comes from the coding sequence ATGCCCCCGCACCATCCCGACGGCGAACTGTTCCCCGACCGATCGATCACCGCGTCGAAGCCGCTCCCGCGGGGTCGAGCCCTGCGGATCGGCATCGGCGGCCCGGTCGGCTGCGGGAAGACCACGCTCGTCGGCCAACTCTGCCGCTCGCTGCGCGACGAGTTGTCGCTCGTGGTGGTCACCAACGACATCTTCACGTCGGAAGACGCCCAGGCGTTGAAGGCGGCCGCCGTGCTGCCCGAGGAGCGCATCATGGCGGTCGAGACGGGTTGTTGCCCGCACACCGCCATTCGTGACGACATCGCCGCCAACCTCGACGCCGTCGAACAGCTCGAGGCCCGGCACGGTCCGGTCGACGTCACCCTGGTCGAGTCCGGCGGCGACAACCTGACCGCGATCTTCTCGAGCGGCCTCGTCGATGCCCAGATCTTCGTCCTCGACACCGCAGGCGGCGACGACGTCCCGCGCAAGGGCGGGCCCGGCGTCGCCCTCGCCGATCTGCTCGTGATCAACAAGGTCGACCTCGCTCCGCACGTCGGCTCCGACGTCGACCGGATGTACGCGGATGCCGTCGAACGGCGATCGGGCGGCCCGGTCGTACTCACGTCGATGGTCGGCGACGTGGCGGCGGGCCCGGTCGCCGACTGGATCCGCAGCCTGCTCGCGGTACGGAACGCCGCGTAG
- a CDS encoding S9 family peptidase — protein MLRVNEPRAERRPHTWQRPTGAVDDPYAWLRERDDPATIAYLEAENSYADGWFAERRELLDTLFGEIKSRVQETDEAAPVPFGEWFYSGRTVEGQSYPIHCRGRSAATATEFVLLDQNAEADGHEFFDLGAFEVSNDHRRLAWSADVTGAEHYTLRIRDLDTGDDLADELHDSTWAGVAWSADADHLFYVMPDEQERPYRVMRHRVGTAQDDDVEVYRDDDERFFVGIGSTRSGEWIVIQSGSKLSSESLLIPASDPTAEPLLIRPRAADMEYHVDHWGDRLVILTNDDAVDFRVMEAPIDAPGDWSELIGHEPGRRITGIEPFAGHLALHEWRHGQPQVRVVTRSGDQTVLAIDPEPHDVEFGPNEEWDTTTLRLSHQSLTTPGRVIDVDVTTGDVTVVKQVPTPNVDLEAYVSQRLWATADDGTEVPVDIVRHVDTPLDGTAPTCIYAYGSYEASMPPWFSVARLSLLDRGVVFALAHPRGGGELGRNWYLDGKLLHKRNTFTDTLAVRDHLVETKVAAPDRLTIRGGSAGGLLVGACITMRPDAFAAAVAEVPFVDVVSTMSDPSLPLTVTEWEEWGDPRSEPFASYMASYSPYDNTVAAAYPALYITAGLNDPRVSYHEPAKWTAKLRDVRTNDVPLLLRTEMGAGHAGPSGRYEAWRDESRSLAFILTTTAPTTP, from the coding sequence CTGCTCCGGGTGAACGAACCCCGAGCGGAACGACGTCCTCACACCTGGCAGCGCCCGACCGGCGCGGTCGACGACCCGTACGCGTGGCTGCGAGAACGCGACGACCCGGCCACGATCGCCTACCTCGAGGCCGAGAACAGCTACGCCGACGGGTGGTTCGCCGAGCGCCGGGAACTGCTCGACACGCTGTTCGGCGAGATCAAGTCGCGCGTGCAGGAAACCGACGAGGCGGCTCCGGTGCCGTTCGGCGAATGGTTCTACTCCGGCCGCACCGTCGAGGGGCAGAGCTACCCGATTCACTGCCGCGGGCGTTCTGCTGCCACCGCCACCGAGTTCGTCCTGCTCGACCAGAACGCGGAGGCCGACGGACACGAGTTCTTCGACCTCGGCGCCTTCGAGGTCAGCAACGACCATCGCCGCCTCGCCTGGTCGGCCGATGTCACGGGCGCCGAGCACTACACCCTCCGCATCCGCGACCTCGACACCGGCGACGATCTGGCCGACGAATTGCACGACTCGACGTGGGCGGGCGTGGCGTGGTCGGCCGACGCCGACCACCTGTTCTACGTGATGCCCGACGAGCAGGAGCGCCCGTACCGGGTGATGCGGCACCGGGTCGGCACGGCACAGGACGACGACGTCGAGGTGTACCGGGACGACGACGAGCGCTTCTTCGTCGGCATCGGCAGCACCCGGAGCGGCGAGTGGATCGTGATCCAGTCCGGCAGCAAGCTGTCGTCGGAATCGCTGCTGATCCCTGCGAGCGACCCGACCGCCGAGCCGCTGCTGATCCGTCCGCGGGCCGCCGACATGGAGTACCACGTCGACCACTGGGGCGATCGTCTCGTCATCCTGACGAACGACGACGCCGTCGACTTCCGGGTGATGGAGGCGCCGATCGATGCGCCGGGCGACTGGTCGGAGTTGATCGGTCACGAACCAGGGCGACGCATCACGGGGATCGAGCCGTTCGCCGGCCACCTCGCGCTGCACGAGTGGCGTCACGGCCAGCCGCAGGTGCGCGTCGTGACACGGTCCGGCGATCAGACGGTGCTGGCCATCGACCCCGAACCCCACGACGTCGAGTTCGGCCCGAACGAGGAGTGGGACACCACGACGCTCCGGCTGAGCCATCAGTCGCTCACCACGCCGGGTCGGGTGATCGACGTCGACGTCACGACCGGCGACGTCACCGTCGTCAAGCAGGTGCCGACCCCCAACGTCGATCTCGAGGCCTACGTGTCGCAGCGTCTCTGGGCGACAGCCGACGACGGTACCGAGGTGCCGGTCGACATCGTCCGCCACGTCGACACGCCGCTCGACGGCACGGCACCCACCTGCATCTACGCGTACGGGTCGTACGAGGCGTCGATGCCGCCGTGGTTCTCGGTCGCTCGCCTCTCACTGCTCGACCGTGGCGTCGTGTTCGCACTCGCCCACCCGCGTGGCGGCGGCGAACTCGGCCGCAACTGGTATCTCGACGGCAAGCTGCTCCACAAGCGCAACACGTTCACCGACACCCTCGCCGTCCGCGACCACCTGGTCGAGACGAAGGTCGCCGCACCCGATCGGCTCACCATCCGCGGCGGCAGCGCCGGCGGTCTGCTCGTCGGTGCCTGCATCACGATGCGCCCGGACGCCTTCGCCGCCGCCGTTGCCGAAGTGCCGTTCGTCGACGTCGTCTCCACGATGAGCGATCCGTCGCTCCCGCTCACGGTCACCGAGTGGGAGGAGTGGGGCGACCCGCGGTCGGAGCCGTTCGCGTCGTACATGGCGTCGTACTCGCCGTACGACAACACGGTCGCCGCCGCGTACCCGGCCCTCTACATCACGGCCGGCCTGAACGACCCGCGGGTCAGCTATCACGAGCCGGCCAAGTGGACCGCCAAGCTGCGAGACGTCCGGACGAACGATGTGCCGCTCCTGCTCCGAACGGAGATGGGCGCCGGACACGCCGGCCCCAGCGGCCGCTACGAAGCCTGGCGCGACGAGTCGCGATCACTCGCCTTCATCCTCACCACCACCGCACCCACCACCCCCTGA
- a CDS encoding PfkB family carbohydrate kinase, with protein sequence MSRFDVVVVGSLNLDLVARATRLPGPGETVNGSTFAEVPGGKGLNQAVAAARAGARVAMVGAVGDDNAGDVLRSVLAGDGIDAAGLSIVSGVPTGRALIGVDDAAENSIIVVPGANAHVTLGEVPASSVVIAQLEIDPALVAEAFRTAKAAGATTVLNPAPAENVTDEVLAHCDIVIPNEHELELLGGAERLAELGVTTLVVTLGAAGADLVEAGSDPVRIDPFPVAPVDTTGAGDAFCGALSARLAAGDELPDALRFAAANGALATTVAGAVPSLPTADRTRALIEGRPVPPPADADAVRSPADTAAAYLAAFATGEPEQVAANVTDDFVNDHASALGSGCEGIDEYRRRLPGFLGSLPGLRYDVEQLIVDGSNVAAPYRLTATSDGKPVEIRGVMVIETRDGKVAKRTDYWDALTFLRQTGQA encoded by the coding sequence ATGAGCAGGTTCGACGTCGTCGTGGTGGGCAGTCTCAATCTCGATCTGGTGGCGCGGGCGACGCGCCTGCCCGGGCCGGGCGAGACGGTGAACGGTTCGACGTTCGCCGAAGTCCCCGGTGGCAAGGGGCTGAACCAGGCCGTGGCGGCTGCCCGCGCCGGGGCGCGCGTCGCCATGGTCGGAGCGGTCGGCGACGACAACGCCGGCGACGTGCTCCGGAGCGTGCTCGCCGGCGACGGCATCGACGCCGCCGGCCTGTCGATCGTGTCGGGTGTGCCGACCGGCCGCGCCCTGATCGGCGTCGACGACGCCGCCGAGAACTCGATCATCGTCGTGCCGGGAGCAAACGCCCACGTGACGCTCGGTGAGGTGCCGGCGTCGAGCGTGGTGATCGCACAGCTCGAGATCGATCCGGCCCTCGTCGCCGAGGCATTCCGGACCGCCAAGGCGGCCGGGGCGACGACCGTGCTCAATCCGGCGCCCGCCGAGAACGTCACCGACGAGGTGCTCGCACACTGCGACATCGTCATCCCGAACGAACACGAACTCGAGCTGCTCGGTGGCGCCGAACGACTCGCCGAACTCGGTGTCACGACGCTCGTCGTCACGCTCGGCGCGGCGGGTGCCGACCTCGTCGAGGCGGGCAGCGACCCGGTCCGCATCGACCCGTTCCCCGTCGCCCCGGTCGACACGACCGGCGCCGGCGACGCGTTCTGTGGAGCGCTGTCGGCGCGTCTCGCCGCCGGAGACGAACTGCCCGACGCACTGCGCTTCGCCGCCGCGAACGGCGCCTTGGCGACCACGGTGGCCGGGGCGGTGCCGTCGCTCCCGACCGCCGACCGGACCCGCGCCCTGATCGAAGGACGTCCGGTGCCACCGCCCGCCGACGCCGACGCCGTACGCTCGCCCGCCGACACCGCAGCGGCCTATCTCGCCGCCTTCGCGACCGGCGAGCCCGAGCAGGTGGCGGCGAACGTCACCGACGACTTCGTCAACGATCACGCCTCCGCACTCGGCTCGGGCTGCGAGGGCATCGACGAGTACCGCCGACGTCTCCCCGGATTCCTCGGGTCGTTGCCCGGCCTGCGCTACGACGTCGAGCAGCTGATCGTCGACGGCTCGAACGTCGCCGCGCCGTATCGGCTCACGGCCACGAGCGACGGCAAGCCGGTCGAGATCCGTGGCGTGATGGTGATCGAGACCCGCGACGGCAAGGTCGCCAAGCGCACCGACTACTGGGACGCCCTCACCTTCCTCCGCCAAACCGGCCAAGCCTGA